AAGATGGTGCCTAACCCAGCCCGGCAGATTCGCCTAGCAGTCCTACCGGGCTCGGTGGCGGCGCAACGCTCTGCAGAGCGCGCCGAGGCCGCCGCCGTAGCAGCGCACGCGAGCGAAGAAGCGCTCGGATTGTCGGTATCTTCTGAGTTTGTGGTACGCGCGGTTCCGACAACCTTACCCGCGGCCCGCGCGTTGAATGATAGTCCGACGATCGTGTGGGACTGGAATTCGGGGAATGCCGTCTCTGCGAATGTACCCGATCACGCCGTTGACTATACAAAGCTTCAACTTGTTGCAGCGGACAGCCTGCTCGGTTCGGTCGGAGGCGGAGAGGTGGAGGAAATCCCGGTGACAGCCGCCGGCAGAGCGCTGCTGGCCGATCCGGACGCGACGGCTCAACGGGGAACGCTGGCACTCGATCAAGTGGACAATACCTCGGATGCGGACAAACCTGTTTCAACTGCGCAGGCAGTCGCCGACAGCTTGCGTCAGTTGCACTCTGAAAAAGGTCAGGCAAACGGCTATCCCCCGCTCGATGCAAGCGCGCTGATTCCAGCGGCCTTTCTTCCATCCTATGTCGACGACGTTTTGGAGTATGCGAACACAGGTGCATTTCCGCTGGCGGGAGAAACAGGAAAAATCTATCTGGCGCTGGACACCGCGAATATCTACCGGTGGTCGGGCAGCATCTATGTCGAGATCGCGGCGAGCCCCGGTTCGGCGGATGCTGTGCCAGAGGGGTCTACGAATGTATATTTTACGGCCGCGCGTGTCCGCTCGACGCTTCTTACGGGATTTTCGGCTGTTGCGGGGGCCGCCATATCGGCGACCGATACGGTGATCGGTGCACTGCAGAAGGTCCAGGCTCAGTTAAGCGATCACGGGACGACGCTGGCCACACACGCCGCCAGCCTTCTTCTGAAAGCAAATGTAGCGTCGCCCGTACTGACGGGACTAGTCGAAGTTCAGGGCGCAGAAATCTTTAGTGGAGATATTTCACCGTCTCCGTTATCGTCCAGTACGGACGACTACAATCCTTCGGGCCTTGCTGCGGCTTCGCGCGTGCGTCTCTCGGCGTCTGGAGCCGTCAATCTCACTGGCCTCGCGACAGGGTCGGACGGCCGACGGGTCGTCCTGCATAACATTTCGGCCTTTGCGATTACTCTAAAAGACGACGTTACGAGCACCTTCACGAACCGCTTCGCGCTTAATGGCGATATCGTTCTTTCGCAGGATCAGAGCATTCAAATCGAATATGACGGCACGACGCAGCGGTGGCGTGCGATCGGAGGGATTGGCGGCACCGGCGCCGGCATCACCGACGGTGACAAGGGCGACATTGTAGTATCGGGCGGAGGAACGGTATGGGCACTGGACACGCCGGTGAGACCGCTGGGGTATCAACATACTTGGCAAAACTTTGCTGCAACGCGACTTCAAGGAACATCATATCAAAATATTACTGGAAGGCCGATCGAGGTTTTGACGCGACCCAGCAGTTCGGGTGGAAGCGTGCAAGTATCCGAAGATAATGTGACTTGGCATACGCTACTCACGGGCACGGGTGGGTCGCACCAAGCGTTTGGTTCCTTCACAGTTCCAGCCGGTTGGTACTATCGAATCGCTAATCTCAGTGGCGCAGCGACCATCTGGATGGAACTCCGATGAGATCGCGCCAGCTTGGCGTCCCGGAATAGAGCGGTAGACCGGACTCTGCTGCGAAAGCCGGATCATTTGTGAAGATCGGCAGGCCGCGATCAATGGCGCGGGAGAGAATGTGGCGGTCCTCGTCGATATGGCGTCTCGTAAGGCCTTTGTCGTTATAAGCATGGCCGGCGTTTGAGAATGAAAAGCCGCTCATCACAACCTTTTGCGCACCGAATTTGAGACACAGAAATGGAAGGATAATGCCGTTCGATGGACGCGCGCGATCCGGGATTTCCTCTCCGATGAAATCCCGGACGATCGCGAGGTTCTCAGAGCGCGTGTAGTAGTAACGACGTGAATATGTGTAACCGAGCCTTGCAAGCCTGAAGGGAGCCAAATTCACGAGACCGTTGCTCTTGGGCAGGATCAGAATGCCGGTTCCGCCTCCGGCAAGGACTTTTTTGGCATCGCGATTTGCGGGGGTGTTTTTTAGAACCGTACCGAAAAGCGTTAGGTTCGGAGACGCTCCGAGACGGTCGGCAACGACTTCGGACGCATTCACAGAAGCGACGGACCAATTGGCGTCCAGATCTGCGGGAATTGCGGCGCCCGGGCCGGAGCCGACTACCCAGACCGGGCCGCGGATGCTGGGAGGAGCGCGAAGAGGTTTGGAAAGAAGGCTGTCTAGAATGTCGCGTGGGCGGTTGCGTTTTGTGGCGCCGAGGAGCGAGCGAAGGCCCATGCCTCAATCCCGTCGCACAGGTTTTACAAGATAGCGACCGAGGCTTACGAGAGCATGGGTCGTAAACCCGCTTCGCCACGTCTTGAGGTAAACATTACTGTGCCGCATGCCGACCATTTCGGCGTAAGGAAATACTCCGCGGATTTTTGTTAGCCACCAATCCGGTGGCCTTACCGTAGCATGCGCGTTTTCGCCGTTCGGCAGAATTGCGTTGGCGGTTCGGGTATCTATGCAGAAGATGACATCGTTCGCGAGCCTTGCGATGTCGCTGAGGACCGCCGGGACTTCCTCCGTGTCGAGATGCTCAAATACATCTGTACATATCACTAAGTCGTAGCGTTCGCGAGGGATAGCGGAAATTGCCGGGATTGCTGGGTCGTAGCGGTCGCGAACAGTCAGGCTGGCACAATTGATTTCGTTGATCAGGCGGCTTTGCCCAGCACCATAATCCAGTACCGAAGCCGGCTTGCGTTCTTTAACCCAAGGCTGGATGACCCGGAGCTTGTGAACGCCGGTGTCGCCGTATCGGCGTACTCGATGAATTTCCGCGTACTGTGCGAGGTTTCGAGTCTGAACCATTTTACGGGGTCTTATCCTGACGGCTTTTGAAGGCGAGCCAGCTCGGGCTTTTCGACATGGAATTGGCGCGGCTTTGAGGCTCAATCAGCATCAGCGACAGGTCGTGTTCGGCCGCGAATACATCGACCTCCTGCATCACTTTCGGCCAGCGCGGAGAGTAGTCGTCGCCCGCAAATAGACCGCCGGCCTTTAGCTTCGGCCACCAGTCGCGCAACGTCCGACCCTCATCCTCACCTGTGTGTGCATAGCCGTCAACGTAGATAAAATCGAAAAAATTGTCAGGGAAGCGCGGCAGCGCTTCGTCGAACCGAAGCTTCAGGACGATGCTGCGCCCACCAAATTTCAGTAGACGTAGGCGAGCGCCCAAATATTCCCAGAGGTCATGCCCACGATCGCCGGCCCACATATCGACGCTCCAGAGTTTTTTGAGAGGGGCGTTAGCAAGCAGGGCTTCTGAAAATTCGCCACGTGCGACGCCGAGTTCGATGCCGACCCAGCCCGGGCGGATCAGTTTGGCTATGTCGATGCGGCGCTCGAAGGAGCCACCCAGAACGGAAGCCACGTTCGGAGGCCGGGTACCTTCAAATTTTGCTGGCTGCCATTCAGTCGGAGCTTGCAGCTCTTCGCGCCTCTTCCGAAGTCCCAAAGAGCTACGCAAACCCATGTGCCGCCTCCACCGCTCGAATTTTTTAGCGGCTGATCGGCTTAAGCGTCAACTGAACAAAGGCCGCGTGTCAGTCTGAGTGAGCAAAGCCGGAGTTCCTCGCATGCCAAAGCCTCTCTGGTATCTGGAAGTCGAGCGCCGTAAAGGACTTCACGAAGTCAAGAACAGATCCTTGCTTTCGGCGTTTCTGAAGTCCGATGGCCGCACGCTTGGCGATCCGTCGAGGCTTCCCTGGTGCGGCGACCTTGTGGAGACGGCGATCCGGACGGCGCTGCCGCAGGAAAAGGTCCCGGCAAATCCCTATCTCGCGCGCAACTGGCTGAGCTTCGGCAAGCTCGTGAAGCCCTGCCTCGGCGCCATTATGGTCTTTGACGGCGGGAAGCGGCCGCCGCCCTCCGGCCATGTCTGCTTCTATGCCGGCGAAGAT
Above is a window of Terrihabitans soli DNA encoding:
- a CDS encoding class I SAM-dependent methyltransferase, giving the protein MGLRSSLGLRKRREELQAPTEWQPAKFEGTRPPNVASVLGGSFERRIDIAKLIRPGWVGIELGVARGEFSEALLANAPLKKLWSVDMWAGDRGHDLWEYLGARLRLLKFGGRSIVLKLRFDEALPRFPDNFFDFIYVDGYAHTGEDEGRTLRDWWPKLKAGGLFAGDDYSPRWPKVMQEVDVFAAEHDLSLMLIEPQSRANSMSKSPSWLAFKSRQDKTP
- a CDS encoding TIGR02594 family protein is translated as MPKPLWYLEVERRKGLHEVKNRSLLSAFLKSDGRTLGDPSRLPWCGDLVETAIRTALPQEKVPANPYLARNWLSFGKLVKPCLGAIMVFDGGKRPPPSGHVCFYAGEDATHFHVLGGNQSNAISIMRIDRRRLLKNGTRWPLTAPPPAPQTGEVAAQSSALAVSDSEA
- a CDS encoding class I SAM-dependent methyltransferase, which produces MVQTRNLAQYAEIHRVRRYGDTGVHKLRVIQPWVKERKPASVLDYGAGQSRLINEINCASLTVRDRYDPAIPAISAIPRERYDLVICTDVFEHLDTEEVPAVLSDIARLANDVIFCIDTRTANAILPNGENAHATVRPPDWWLTKIRGVFPYAEMVGMRHSNVYLKTWRSGFTTHALVSLGRYLVKPVRRD